A DNA window from Ipomoea triloba cultivar NCNSP0323 chromosome 10, ASM357664v1 contains the following coding sequences:
- the LOC116032468 gene encoding serine/threonine-protein kinase STN7, chloroplastic, translating to MAAAVSTGGVGLTLKNPVIKPSSLSSFLGKKLAPRFKPFNFTARPASRSRNHVVLAVGGESFSFLHDVFLGVGVGLPCTVMQCGDIIYRSTLPKSTGLTITVPGVILALGTLSYLWATPGVAPGFFDMFVLAFVERLYRPSFKKDDIVLGKKLGEGSFGSVYRVSLANKPSKPKDGDLVLKKATEYGAVEIWMNERARRACANSCADFLYGFLESSSKKGAEYWLIWRFEGESTLADFMQSKEFPYNVEAIILGKGRDLPKGLERENRIIQTIMRQLLFALDSLHSTGIVHRDIKPQNIIFSEGSRTFKIIDLGAAADLRVGINYIPKEFLLDPRYAAPEQYIMSTQTPSAPSVPVATALSPVLWQLNLPDRFDIYSVGLIFLQMAFPGLRSDNSLIQFNRQLKRCDYDLVSWRKTVEPRAGPELRRGFELLDLDGGIGWELLTSMVRYKARQRISAKTALAHPYFDREGLLALSFIQNLKLQFFRATQQDYSEAAKWVIQLMAKSGTQQDGGFTEAQLQELREIKPNKKSSAQRNALASALRLQRKIIKTINESIDELNQRRKSLWWSKWIPREE from the exons ATGGCTGCTGCAGTTTCCACTGGTGGGGTTGGACTAACTCTCAAGAACCCAGTCATCAAACCCTCATCTCTCTCTTCATTTCTTGGCAAAAAACTCGCACCCAGATTCAAACCCTTCAATTTCACCGCAAGGCCGGCTTCAAGATCAAGAAATCATGTGGTTTTGGCGGTTGGAGGCGAAAGCTTCAGCTTTCTACACGATGTATTTCTGGGTGTTGGGGTTGGGCTTCCGTGCACGGTTATGCAGTGTGGGGACATAATATACAGGAGCACTCTGCCCAAATCCACTGGGCTCACAATCACTGTCCCGGGGGTGATTTTAGCTTTGGGAACTCTGTCTTACCTCTGGGCTACCCCTGGTGTGGCCCCTGGCTTCTTTGATATGTTTGTTCTTGCCTTTGTTGAAAGACTGTATAGACCTAGCTTTAAGAAG GATGATATTGTGTTGGGGAAGAAGTTGGGAGAGGGATCTTTTGGCTCCGTTTATAGAGTTTCCTTGGCAAACAAGCCCTCAAAGCCCAAG GATGGTGATTTAGTCCTGAAAAAGGCAACTGAATATGGAGCTGTAGAAATATGGATGAATGAACGGGCGCGAAGGGCCTGTGCAAACAGTTGTGCTGATTTTCTATACGGGTTTCTTGAG AGTTCTTCCAAAAAAGGAGCAGAGTATTGGCTGATATGGCGCTTTGAAGGGGAATCCACACTTGCTGACTTTATGCAGAGTAAAGAATTTCCATACAAT GTTGAAGCAATAATTCTTGGAAAGGGCCGGGACTTGCCTAAGGGGTTGGAAAGGGAAAATCGAATCATTCAAACAATAATGAGACAACTCTTATTTGCGTTAGATAGTCTTCACTCCACGGGGATTGTCCATCGAGATATTAAGCCTCAAAACATTATTTTCTCTGAAG GTTCCCGCACATTCAAAATAATTGATCTTGGAGCTGCAGCTGATTTGAGAGTAGGCATTAACTATATTCCAAAAGAGTTTCTTTTAGATCCAAG ATATGCAGCACCTGAACAATACATTATGAGCACGCAAACCCCTTCTGCACCCTCTGTCCCTGTTGCAACAGCACTTTCCCCCGTTCTATGGCAG TTGAATTTGCCAGATAGATTTGACATCTACAGCGTCGGTCTCATATTCCTACAAATG GCGTTTCCAGGGCTACGCAGTGACAATAGTCTCATACAGTTCAACCGCCAGCTAAAGAGATGTGACTATGATTTAGTGTCGTGGAGAAAGACAGTCGAGCCTCGTGCAGGCCCTGAACTGCGGAGGGGGTTCGAGTTGTTAGACCTGGATGGCGGAATAGGATGGGAGCTGTTAACGTCAATGGTGCGCTATAAGGCACGCCAAAGAATCAGCGCAAAGACGGCATTGGCTCACCCATATTTTGACAGAGAAGGTCTGCTGGCATTGTCGTTCATCCAGAACCTAAAGCTGCAGTTCTTTAGAGCAACACAGCAGGATTACAGTGAAGCTGCAAAGTGGGTTATTCAGCTAATGGCAAAGTCAGGAACACAGCAAGATGGAGGCTTCACTGAAGCTCAACTTCAGGAGCTCAGG GAAATAAAGCCTAACAAGAAGTCAAGTGCACAAAGAAATGCTCTGGCATCCGCACTTCGGCTTCAGAGAAAGATCATAAAAACAATTAATGAGAGTATTGATGAGCTGAATCAAAGAAGGAAAAGCCTGTGGTGGAGCAAATGGATTCCAAGAGAAGAATGA